A single Oncorhynchus nerka isolate Pitt River linkage group LG10, Oner_Uvic_2.0, whole genome shotgun sequence DNA region contains:
- the LOC115135044 gene encoding protein bicaudal C homolog 1-like isoform X2, with the protein MAAQCDSLSGYLQQSDQGSNSERSTDSPVAGSEDDLSGPHALPDPEWTEERFRVDRKKLEIMLLAATEGRVNGGEDFFQKVMDETKTQIAWPSKLKIGAKSKKDPHIKVCGKRDNVREAKDRIMSVLDTKSNRVTLKMDVSHTEHSHVIGKGGNNIKKVMEDTGCHIHFPDSNRNNQAEKSNQVSIAGQPGGVEAARSKIRELLPLVLSFELPAIVQPDPGSPTVQHISQTYNLTVSFKPPTRLYGTTGVVRGSQNNSSAVKRGTAILLEHLAGSLASAISVSTHLDIAPQHHLFMMGRNGSNIKHITQRTGAQIHFPDPNSPQKKSTVYIQGIIESVCVARQYLMGCLPLVLMFDIKEDIEVEPQYITALMEQLDVFISIKPKPKQPSKSVIVKSVERNAVNMYEARKFLLGLESNGVSSALSSSTIGPSPTLICPVGLDILASAGLGLSSLGLLGPSAPHSLSSSPAPNSVLNSLNSSMSPLQNPPSPSPSLWPSSLTSTQGFSSQLMMHPVAQATLSSILLSGVKGYTQNTPSPPPGLAPIDKQTNGVPDCSKGPCTMNGHVKHPGSVYGRMSSASLADTVLNPNQCDSVQEASVHNQSEPRSSKSNQDEGSDTFVEVGMPRSPSHSANGNELKQMLASCKTSGKRHAVELLQGTKNSHLQYVCPELHSLLSRPHSSDCLLSDPESSASDGPVTDKRAPGSERAAERAAERAAQQNERDRIRLAPHSSFANMQVQLEALEYEQKKLLATKAMLKKPVVTEVRTPTNTWSGLGFSKSMPAETIKELRRANHVSYKPTMSTTYEVNSDYEGSPLSLSRSGSREGVGNGSDSDNWRDRNGVGNGLVNHAEFPASVSSPKRKQNKSAAEHYLSSSNYMDCISSVTGSNGCSLQSSLKGSDLPELFSKLGLGKYTDVFQQQEIDLQTFLTLTDQDLKELGITTFGARRKMLLAISGVNDYELNKNRRKLFEPPIRSSFLEGGASGRLSRQFHADMASVSGRW; encoded by the exons GTCATGGATGAAACCAAAACACAGATAGCGTGGCCTTCCAAACTGAAGATCGGCGCCAAGTCCAAAAAAG atccGCACATTAAGGTTTGTGGAAAGAGAGACAACGTGAGGGAAGCCAAAGACCGAATCATGTCAGTCCTCGACACAAAG AGTAACAGGGTAACCCTTAAGATGGACGTGTCCCACACAGAGCACTCCCACGTCATCGGCAAGGGAGGCAACAACATCAAGAAGGTGATGGAGGACACGGGCTGCCACATCCACTTCCCAGACTCCAACCGCAACAACCAGGCGGAGAAGAGCAACCAG GTGTCCATTGCAGGCCAGCCAGGAGGGGTAGAGGCAGCTCGATCCAAAATCAGA GAGCTGCTCCCTCTGGTTCTGTCGTTTGAGCTGCCAGCCATCGTGCAGCCTGACCCAGGCTCCCCCACAGTGCAGCACATCTCCCAGACATACAACCTCACTGTCTCCTTCAAGCCCCCCACACGTCTCTATGGGACCACCGGAGTGGTCCGCGGCTCCCAGAACAACTCTAGTGCCGTCAAG AGAGGCACTGCCATATTGCTGGAGCACCTGGCGGGCAGCCTGGCCAGTGCCATCTCAGTCAGTACCCACCTGGACATCGCCCCCCAGCACCACCTCTTCATGATGGGCCGCAACGGCAGCAACATCAAGCACATCACCCAGAGGACAGGAGCCCAGATCCACTTCCCCGACCCCAACAGCCCCCAGAAGAAATCTACTGTTTACATCCAGGGAATCATCGAGTCTGTCTGCGTGGCGCGCCAGTACCTCATG GGCTGTCTACCGCTGGTGCTGATGTTTGACATTAAAGAGGACATCGAGGTGGAGCCCCAGTATATCACCGCTCTGATGGAGCAGCTGGATGTCTTCATCAGCATCAAGCCCAAACCAAAGCAGCCCAGCAAG tctgTGATCGTAAAGAGTGTGGAGCGGAATGCAGTGAACATGTACGAGGCCCGGAAGTTTCTGCTGGGTCTGGAGAGCAACGGAGTTTCATCCGCCCTGTCCTCCTCAACCATCGGCCCCTCCCCCACTCTCATCTGTCCCGTCGGCCTGGACATCCTGGCCTCAGCTGGCCTGGGGCTGAGCAGTCTGG GCCTCCTGGGGCCATCAGCGCCCCATTCTCTCAGTAGCTCCCCGGCTCCAAACTCTGTCCTCAACAGTCTGAACTCTTCCATGAGCCCCCTGCAGAACCccccgtctccctccccctcactgtGGCCCAGCTCTCTCACCAGCACACAAG GCTTCTCGTCTCAGTTGATGATGCACCCTGTAGCCCAGGCCACTCTGAGCAGTATCCTGCTCTCTGGGGTCAAGGGGTACACCCAGaacactccctcccctccccccggcCTCGCCCCGATCGACAAGCAGACCAACGGAGTCCCTGACTGCTCCAAAGGCCCCTGTACCATGAATGGACATGTAAAG caccCTGGCTCAGTCTATGGAAGGATGTCCAGTGCATCTCTGGCAGACACAGTTCTGAACCCCAACCAGTGTGACTCAGTTCAGGAGGCCAGCGTACACAACCAGTCAGAACCTCGCTCCAGCAAGTCCAACCAAGACGAAG GCTCTGACACCTTTGTGGAAGTGGGCATGCCCAGAAGCCCATCTCACTCAGCCAATGGGAACGAGCTAAAACAGATGCTGGCTTCCTGTAAGACGTCAGGGAAACGGCATGCGGTGGAGCTCCTCCAGGGGACCAAGAACTCCCATCTCCAGTATGTCTGTCCAGAGCTACA CTCTCTGTTGTCCCGCCCCCACAGCTCAGACTGcctcctgtcagacccagagtcgAGTGCTTCAGACGGCCCTGTGACGGATAAGAGGGCGCCGGGCAGTGAGCGGGCAGcagagagggcagcagagagggcAGCACAGCAGAACGAAAGGGACAGGATCCGCTTGGCACCACATTCCTCCTTTGCCAACATGCAGGTACAACTAGAG GCGCTTGAATATGAACAGAAAAAGCTGTTAGCAACCAAAG cTATGTTGAAGAAGCCTGTTGTGACTGAGGTACGGACCCCAACTAACACGTGGAGTGGTCTGGGTTTTTCCAAGTCCATGCCAGCGGAGACCATCAAGGAGCTGCGCAGGGCCAACCACGTTTCTTACAAACCCACAATGAGTACCACCTACGAGGTAAACTCTGACTATGAG ggctcccccctgtccctgtcccgctCCGGCAGCAGAGAGGGCGTGGGCAACGGCAGTGATTCTGACAACTGGAGGGACAGGAACGGGGTTGGGAACGGTCTTGTCAACCACGCCGAATTCCCAGCGTCTGTTAGCAGTCCCAAGAGGAAGCAGAACAAATCTG CTGCAGAGCACTATCTGAGCAGCAGTAACTACATGGACTGTATCTCCTCGGTCACCGGGAGCAATGGCTGcagtctccagtcctctctcaaaGGGTCGGACCTGCCGGAGCTGTTCAGCAAGCTGGGCCTGGGGAAATACACTGACGTGTTCCAACAACAGGAG ATCGATCTCCAGACCTTCCTCACTCTGACAGACCAGGACCTGAAAGAGCTGGGTATCACCACATTTGGAGCACGCAGGAAAATGCTGCTTGCCATCTCAGGTGTGAATGACTATG AACTGAACAAGAACCGAAGGAAGCTGTTTGAGCCTCCTATCAGGTCCTCCTTCCTGGAAGGGGGCGCCAGCGGGCGTCTGTCTCGTCAGTTCCACGCTGACATGGCCAGTGTCAGTGGCCGGTGGTAG
- the LOC115135044 gene encoding protein bicaudal C homolog 1-like isoform X10 yields the protein MAAQCDSLSGYLQQSDQGSNSERSTDSPVAGSEDDLSGPHALPDPEWTEERFRVDRKKLEIMLLAATEGRVNGGEDFFQKVMDETKTQIAWPSKLKIGAKSKKDPHIKVCGKRDNVREAKDRIMSVLDTKQSNRVTLKMDVSHTEHSHVIGKGGNNIKKVMEDTGCHIHFPDSNRNNQAEKSNQVSIAGQPGGVEAARSKIRELLPLVLSFELPAIVQPDPGSPTVQHISQTYNLTVSFKPPTRLYGTTGVVRGSQNNSSAVKRGTAILLEHLAGSLASAISVSTHLDIAPQHHLFMMGRNGSNIKHITQRTGAQIHFPDPNSPQKKSTVYIQGIIESVCVARQYLMGCLPLVLMFDIKEDIEVEPQYITALMEQLDVFISIKPKPKQPSKSVIVKSVERNAVNMYEARKFLLGLESNGVSSALSSSTIGPSPTLICPVGLDILASAGLGLSSLGLLGPSAPHSLSSSPAPNSVLNSLNSSMSPLQNPPSPSPSLWPSSLTSTQGFSSQLMMHPVAQATLSSILLSGVKGYTQNTPSPPPGLAPIDKQTNGVPDCSKGPCTMNGHVKHPGSVYGRMSSASLADTVLNPNQCDSVQEASVHNQSEPRSSKSNQDEGSDTFVEVGMPRSPSHSANGNELKQMLASCKTSGKRHAVELLQGTKNSHLQYVCPELHSLLSRPHSSDCLLSDPESSASDGPVTDKRAPGSERAAERAAERAAQQNERDRIRLAPHSSFANMQALEYEQKKLLATKAMLKKPVVTEVRTPTNTWSGLGFSKSMPAETIKELRRANHVSYKPTMSTTYEGSPLSLSRSGSREGVGNGSDSDNWRDRNGVGNGLVNHAEFPASVSSPKRKQNKSAAEHYLSSSNYMDCISSVTGSNGCSLQSSLKGSDLPELFSKLGLGKYTDVFQQQEIDLQTFLTLTDQDLKELGITTFGARRKMLLAISELNKNRRKLFEPPIRSSFLEGGASGRLSRQFHADMASVSGRW from the exons GTCATGGATGAAACCAAAACACAGATAGCGTGGCCTTCCAAACTGAAGATCGGCGCCAAGTCCAAAAAAG atccGCACATTAAGGTTTGTGGAAAGAGAGACAACGTGAGGGAAGCCAAAGACCGAATCATGTCAGTCCTCGACACAAAG CAGAGTAACAGGGTAACCCTTAAGATGGACGTGTCCCACACAGAGCACTCCCACGTCATCGGCAAGGGAGGCAACAACATCAAGAAGGTGATGGAGGACACGGGCTGCCACATCCACTTCCCAGACTCCAACCGCAACAACCAGGCGGAGAAGAGCAACCAG GTGTCCATTGCAGGCCAGCCAGGAGGGGTAGAGGCAGCTCGATCCAAAATCAGA GAGCTGCTCCCTCTGGTTCTGTCGTTTGAGCTGCCAGCCATCGTGCAGCCTGACCCAGGCTCCCCCACAGTGCAGCACATCTCCCAGACATACAACCTCACTGTCTCCTTCAAGCCCCCCACACGTCTCTATGGGACCACCGGAGTGGTCCGCGGCTCCCAGAACAACTCTAGTGCCGTCAAG AGAGGCACTGCCATATTGCTGGAGCACCTGGCGGGCAGCCTGGCCAGTGCCATCTCAGTCAGTACCCACCTGGACATCGCCCCCCAGCACCACCTCTTCATGATGGGCCGCAACGGCAGCAACATCAAGCACATCACCCAGAGGACAGGAGCCCAGATCCACTTCCCCGACCCCAACAGCCCCCAGAAGAAATCTACTGTTTACATCCAGGGAATCATCGAGTCTGTCTGCGTGGCGCGCCAGTACCTCATG GGCTGTCTACCGCTGGTGCTGATGTTTGACATTAAAGAGGACATCGAGGTGGAGCCCCAGTATATCACCGCTCTGATGGAGCAGCTGGATGTCTTCATCAGCATCAAGCCCAAACCAAAGCAGCCCAGCAAG tctgTGATCGTAAAGAGTGTGGAGCGGAATGCAGTGAACATGTACGAGGCCCGGAAGTTTCTGCTGGGTCTGGAGAGCAACGGAGTTTCATCCGCCCTGTCCTCCTCAACCATCGGCCCCTCCCCCACTCTCATCTGTCCCGTCGGCCTGGACATCCTGGCCTCAGCTGGCCTGGGGCTGAGCAGTCTGG GCCTCCTGGGGCCATCAGCGCCCCATTCTCTCAGTAGCTCCCCGGCTCCAAACTCTGTCCTCAACAGTCTGAACTCTTCCATGAGCCCCCTGCAGAACCccccgtctccctccccctcactgtGGCCCAGCTCTCTCACCAGCACACAAG GCTTCTCGTCTCAGTTGATGATGCACCCTGTAGCCCAGGCCACTCTGAGCAGTATCCTGCTCTCTGGGGTCAAGGGGTACACCCAGaacactccctcccctccccccggcCTCGCCCCGATCGACAAGCAGACCAACGGAGTCCCTGACTGCTCCAAAGGCCCCTGTACCATGAATGGACATGTAAAG caccCTGGCTCAGTCTATGGAAGGATGTCCAGTGCATCTCTGGCAGACACAGTTCTGAACCCCAACCAGTGTGACTCAGTTCAGGAGGCCAGCGTACACAACCAGTCAGAACCTCGCTCCAGCAAGTCCAACCAAGACGAAG GCTCTGACACCTTTGTGGAAGTGGGCATGCCCAGAAGCCCATCTCACTCAGCCAATGGGAACGAGCTAAAACAGATGCTGGCTTCCTGTAAGACGTCAGGGAAACGGCATGCGGTGGAGCTCCTCCAGGGGACCAAGAACTCCCATCTCCAGTATGTCTGTCCAGAGCTACA CTCTCTGTTGTCCCGCCCCCACAGCTCAGACTGcctcctgtcagacccagagtcgAGTGCTTCAGACGGCCCTGTGACGGATAAGAGGGCGCCGGGCAGTGAGCGGGCAGcagagagggcagcagagagggcAGCACAGCAGAACGAAAGGGACAGGATCCGCTTGGCACCACATTCCTCCTTTGCCAACATGCAG GCGCTTGAATATGAACAGAAAAAGCTGTTAGCAACCAAAG cTATGTTGAAGAAGCCTGTTGTGACTGAGGTACGGACCCCAACTAACACGTGGAGTGGTCTGGGTTTTTCCAAGTCCATGCCAGCGGAGACCATCAAGGAGCTGCGCAGGGCCAACCACGTTTCTTACAAACCCACAATGAGTACCACCTACGAG ggctcccccctgtccctgtcccgctCCGGCAGCAGAGAGGGCGTGGGCAACGGCAGTGATTCTGACAACTGGAGGGACAGGAACGGGGTTGGGAACGGTCTTGTCAACCACGCCGAATTCCCAGCGTCTGTTAGCAGTCCCAAGAGGAAGCAGAACAAATCTG CTGCAGAGCACTATCTGAGCAGCAGTAACTACATGGACTGTATCTCCTCGGTCACCGGGAGCAATGGCTGcagtctccagtcctctctcaaaGGGTCGGACCTGCCGGAGCTGTTCAGCAAGCTGGGCCTGGGGAAATACACTGACGTGTTCCAACAACAGGAG ATCGATCTCCAGACCTTCCTCACTCTGACAGACCAGGACCTGAAAGAGCTGGGTATCACCACATTTGGAGCACGCAGGAAAATGCTGCTTGCCATCTCAG AACTGAACAAGAACCGAAGGAAGCTGTTTGAGCCTCCTATCAGGTCCTCCTTCCTGGAAGGGGGCGCCAGCGGGCGTCTGTCTCGTCAGTTCCACGCTGACATGGCCAGTGTCAGTGGCCGGTGGTAG